The Neobacillus sp. OS1-2 genome includes a window with the following:
- a CDS encoding YitT family protein — protein MKKISKDMMIIMIGAFLFALGVNVFVIPNEFGEGGVTGITIITYYLFEWSPGLVNLILNAFLLLVGYKFLNKVTTIYTIIAVVFNSLFLHLTEGWTIASDEMMVNAIFGGIVIGAGIGLIIRVGGTTAGTTILARITHKFLGWSISYGLLFFDLIVALSSYFIIGAEKLMLTIIMLYVGTKVMEFVIEGLNPKKAITIISDKPNDIAEQVTTSMDRGVTVYSGHGYYTKTPKEILYIVISKQEVIKLKRIVQSTDPNAFIAIHDVRDVFGEGFIDISKA, from the coding sequence CCGAACGAGTTTGGGGAAGGCGGGGTAACGGGGATCACGATTATTACCTACTATTTATTTGAGTGGTCACCAGGGTTAGTCAACTTAATTTTAAATGCCTTTTTGTTACTTGTTGGTTATAAATTTTTGAATAAGGTCACAACGATTTATACGATTATTGCCGTCGTGTTTAATTCGCTTTTTCTTCATCTGACAGAGGGCTGGACGATTGCTTCTGATGAGATGATGGTGAATGCCATTTTTGGGGGAATTGTTATAGGGGCCGGAATTGGCTTAATTATTCGGGTGGGTGGAACAACAGCGGGCACGACCATCCTAGCAAGGATTACCCATAAGTTTTTGGGCTGGAGTATTAGCTATGGTTTATTGTTCTTTGATTTAATTGTGGCGCTTTCCTCTTACTTTATCATTGGCGCAGAAAAGTTGATGCTGACCATTATTATGTTGTATGTTGGGACAAAAGTGATGGAATTTGTCATTGAAGGCTTGAATCCCAAGAAGGCGATTACGATTATTTCTGATAAACCGAATGACATTGCTGAGCAGGTGACGACATCCATGGACAGAGGGGTAACCGTTTATTCGGGGCACGGGTATTACACAAAAACCCCAAAGGAAATTCTCTATATTGTGATTAGTAAGCAAGAAGTCATCAAGTTGAAACGAATTGTTCAATCGACTGATCCCAATGCATTCATCGCCATCCACGATGTTCGTGATGTGTTCGGTGAAGGCTTTATTGATATTTCAAAAGCATAA